One segment of Paenibacillus rhizovicinus DNA contains the following:
- a CDS encoding heavy metal translocating P-type ATPase, which produces MSGYATFVRGLRNLLRFRFNIDTLMTIALVGAVGIGDWQEAAFVALLFGLNEWLEGLGMEKACRSMESLLQLAPKEALRLTDGREELVPISALVPGDLVLVRSGALIPSDGIVRHGHSSVNEAAITGESLPVDKAAGDNVFAGTLNNEGVLRVSITRAYKDSSLSKILHLVAEAQETKTPTELFINRFSRYYTPLIIAVAVLVLLLPPLLYGGDWSNWLYQSLAVLIVGCPCALILSSPIAILSGITRAARCGILIKGGVHLEQLGRINLLAFDKTGTLTKGEPRVEDCVVFDARLHQIAGALEHGSSHPLAKAVLKAVTAYGIAPAVAENLQTVSGQGVTGVIEGIAYRIGNENSLSGPVLTNEVTRAIGRLKQAGMTLVIVSNDSRVLGIYGIADEIREESRSVIESLRRLGIRKTVMLTGDHEATARKVAEATGITDYIAGLLPEDKVDRVKALSSRHKVAMIGDGINDAPALASASLGIAMGKGTDSAIETADIVLMQDHLGMLPEAVKVAKRVNRTIRFNIGLALALKLIALLLTIPGWLTLWIAILSDMGATILVSLISLTILMDARKKTAPVKERPENRETRV; this is translated from the coding sequence ATGAGCGGATATGCGACGTTCGTACGCGGACTGCGTAATTTGCTTCGCTTCCGCTTCAATATCGATACGCTGATGACCATCGCGCTCGTCGGCGCCGTCGGCATCGGGGATTGGCAAGAAGCCGCGTTCGTGGCTCTGCTGTTCGGATTGAATGAATGGCTCGAAGGACTCGGCATGGAGAAGGCCTGCAGATCCATGGAATCGCTGCTGCAGCTGGCGCCGAAGGAAGCGCTCCGCCTGACGGATGGCCGCGAGGAACTCGTTCCGATCTCCGCCCTTGTTCCGGGGGATCTAGTCCTAGTCCGTTCGGGCGCGCTTATCCCCTCTGACGGAATCGTACGTCATGGGCACAGCTCCGTGAACGAAGCCGCCATTACGGGAGAATCGCTCCCCGTCGACAAGGCAGCCGGCGACAACGTATTCGCAGGCACGCTGAACAACGAAGGCGTCCTTCGCGTGTCGATCACGCGCGCCTATAAGGATTCTTCACTTTCCAAAATCCTTCATCTCGTTGCAGAGGCCCAAGAAACCAAGACGCCCACCGAATTGTTCATCAATCGCTTCTCCCGGTACTATACGCCGCTTATCATAGCGGTCGCTGTCCTCGTTCTGCTTCTCCCTCCGCTTCTGTACGGCGGCGATTGGAGCAATTGGCTGTATCAGAGTCTGGCTGTCCTGATCGTCGGTTGTCCTTGCGCGCTCATCCTCTCATCGCCTATCGCCATTCTGTCCGGGATAACTAGAGCCGCTCGCTGCGGAATTCTGATCAAAGGCGGCGTTCATCTGGAACAGTTAGGCCGCATCAATCTGCTCGCCTTCGACAAAACCGGCACGCTGACGAAAGGCGAGCCTCGCGTCGAAGATTGCGTCGTCTTCGATGCCCGTCTTCACCAAATCGCCGGCGCGCTCGAGCATGGATCCTCCCATCCGCTGGCGAAAGCCGTCTTGAAGGCAGTCACTGCTTATGGGATCGCCCCAGCAGTCGCCGAAAATCTTCAAACCGTCTCGGGTCAAGGAGTGACCGGCGTCATTGAAGGGATAGCGTATCGGATCGGGAATGAAAACAGTTTGTCGGGCCCCGTCCTTACGAATGAGGTAACCCGTGCAATCGGAAGATTGAAGCAGGCAGGCATGACGCTCGTCATCGTATCGAACGATAGCCGCGTACTCGGGATTTACGGCATCGCGGATGAAATACGGGAAGAAAGCCGCAGCGTGATCGAATCGCTTCGACGTCTGGGGATCCGTAAGACCGTGATGCTGACCGGCGACCATGAAGCAACCGCGCGCAAGGTCGCGGAAGCCACGGGCATAACCGATTATATCGCCGGCTTGCTGCCCGAGGACAAAGTAGACCGGGTCAAGGCGCTCTCGTCCCGGCACAAGGTCGCAATGATCGGCGACGGCATCAACGATGCGCCGGCGTTGGCATCCGCGAGCCTTGGCATCGCGATGGGCAAAGGCACGGACAGCGCGATCGAGACGGCCGACATCGTGCTCATGCAGGATCATCTCGGCATGCTGCCCGAAGCCGTTAAAGTCGCCAAGCGCGTCAACCGTACGATCCGCTTCAACATCGGGCTTGCGCTTGCCTTGAAGCTCATTGCCTTATTGCTGACGATTCCGGGCTGGCTGACACTGTGGATCGCCATCCTGTCGGACATGGGAGCGACGATTCTAGTCTCGCTGATCAGCTTGACGATCTTGATGGACGCCAGAAAAAAAACCGCTCCGGTAAAGGAGCGGCCTGAGAATCGAGAGACCCGCGTGTAA
- a CDS encoding D-alanyl-D-alanine carboxypeptidase family protein — protein sequence MTMYKRIHIVVLLLCIISFGAAFPVYAAEEDQGKPILSSDSAILIDAKTGTVLFAHNEEKQQFPASITKIVTGIIAMESDQDLSSLVTTSKEARNEEGTRIYLEEGEQQTLFNLLYGMLMNSGNDAATAIAEFIDGSKAKFAERMNRFVVEKAGATHTHFVNPSGLPDPEQYTTAMDMAKIARYAMQNRLFRTIVGTKTLPWNGQTWKTTLVNHNEMLGNYEGTTGIKNGYTGDSGFTLVTSAKRGDLELIGVLLKSPTKSALYKDMTKLLDYGFQHFDLQQVRAANPAYPLAGTEPENSATDEPLYAVVPKGETPVITVTPDREVKVLTSLGEYSAGKLKPISPNMAAIARQYGDIDASVQRAVLKEDVPKEPSASTKVKIFIVWVGLMAYLCLIAVIRVRRNRIQRGRSF from the coding sequence ATGACGATGTATAAACGAATTCATATTGTCGTACTGCTGCTTTGTATCATTAGCTTCGGAGCTGCTTTTCCAGTCTATGCAGCGGAGGAGGATCAAGGGAAGCCCATCTTATCCTCGGATTCCGCGATTCTTATCGATGCCAAGACGGGAACGGTGTTGTTCGCGCACAACGAGGAGAAGCAGCAATTTCCGGCCAGCATTACGAAAATCGTAACGGGTATCATCGCCATGGAAAGCGACCAAGACTTATCGAGCCTCGTAACGACGTCCAAGGAAGCGCGCAACGAGGAGGGAACGCGCATCTACTTGGAGGAAGGCGAGCAGCAGACCTTGTTCAACCTGCTGTACGGCATGCTCATGAATTCGGGCAACGATGCGGCCACGGCGATTGCCGAATTCATCGATGGCTCCAAAGCGAAATTCGCCGAGCGGATGAATCGCTTCGTCGTCGAGAAAGCCGGCGCCACGCATACGCATTTCGTCAATCCGAGCGGCTTGCCGGATCCCGAGCAGTACACGACCGCAATGGATATGGCCAAGATTGCGAGATATGCGATGCAGAACCGGTTGTTCCGAACGATTGTCGGGACGAAGACATTGCCGTGGAACGGGCAGACATGGAAAACGACGCTGGTCAATCATAACGAAATGCTGGGCAATTACGAAGGCACGACGGGCATCAAGAACGGCTATACGGGAGATTCGGGCTTTACGCTCGTCACCTCGGCCAAACGCGGCGACTTGGAGTTGATCGGCGTGCTGCTTAAGTCACCGACCAAATCGGCGCTTTATAAGGATATGACGAAACTGCTCGACTACGGGTTTCAACATTTTGACTTGCAGCAAGTGAGGGCGGCGAACCCTGCCTATCCGCTCGCAGGCACGGAACCGGAGAATTCCGCGACGGACGAGCCGCTCTATGCGGTGGTGCCGAAGGGCGAAACGCCGGTCATTACGGTTACGCCGGATCGGGAAGTCAAGGTTCTGACGTCGCTCGGTGAATATTCGGCCGGCAAGCTGAAGCCGATTTCTCCTAATATGGCCGCGATCGCGCGGCAATACGGGGACATTGATGCTTCGGTACAACGTGCCGTGCTCAAGGAAGACGTACCGAAAGAACCGTCAGCGAGCACGAAAGTGAAAATTTTTATCGTGTGGGTCGGCCTCATGGCGTATTTGTGCCTGATTGCCGTCATCCGCGTCAGACGCAACCGAATACAGCGCGGACGAAGCTTCTAA
- a CDS encoding HesB/YadR/YfhF family protein, with protein MRLSVEQSAAQWYIRELELSDGDHLRIFVRLGGSGSVQPGYSLGIMKDTPRNLGLKDVVEGITFYMEADNLWFLDDKELLIRFNEAEDDISMDIE; from the coding sequence ATGAGACTTTCAGTTGAACAGTCGGCTGCACAGTGGTACATCAGAGAATTGGAATTGTCGGATGGCGATCATTTGCGGATTTTTGTTAGACTTGGCGGCAGCGGCAGCGTTCAACCCGGTTACTCGCTCGGCATCATGAAGGATACGCCTCGTAACTTGGGCTTGAAGGATGTCGTGGAAGGGATCACGTTTTACATGGAAGCGGACAACTTGTGGTTTCTGGACGACAAGGAGCTGCTCATCCGGTTCAACGAAGCGGAAGACGACATCTCCATGGACATTGAATAG
- a CDS encoding DUF6886 family protein — MRLYHFSEDPNIQAFTPRQLPYRLHEPAMVWAIDEWHAYHYYFPRDCPRVCFWPAPTTSEADRERFFGLSGTHRVIAVESGWLDRIRDAAVFRYEFDTRNFEVYAKDAGYYIAKQEVVPLRVERVGDCLGGMAEAGIEVRITPSLQRLREAIPASSVNFSMIRMSNARTEMEG; from the coding sequence TTGCGATTGTATCATTTCAGCGAAGATCCGAATATTCAAGCATTCACCCCGCGCCAATTGCCTTATCGTCTTCATGAACCTGCGATGGTGTGGGCGATCGACGAATGGCATGCCTATCATTACTATTTCCCGAGGGACTGCCCTCGGGTTTGTTTTTGGCCGGCGCCGACGACGTCCGAGGCGGACCGCGAGCGCTTCTTCGGATTATCGGGAACGCATCGCGTCATCGCCGTCGAGAGCGGCTGGTTGGATCGCATCCGGGATGCGGCTGTCTTCCGGTACGAATTCGACACTCGCAATTTCGAAGTGTACGCGAAGGATGCAGGCTATTATATCGCGAAGCAGGAAGTCGTACCCTTGCGAGTGGAGCGCGTCGGCGATTGCCTGGGCGGAATGGCGGAAGCAGGCATCGAGGTGCGGATCACGCCTTCCTTGCAGCGGCTGCGGGAAGCAATTCCGGCTTCGTCCGTGAACTTCTCCATGATTCGGATGTCCAATGCAAGAACCGAAATGGAAGGCTGA
- a CDS encoding LysR family transcriptional regulator, whose product MDFKKYKTFQVVADTLNLTRAADQLGYTQPTITLQLQSLESELGVTLLGRNGKRTFLTPAGKIVKHYVDQTFALMDEMEAELRKLENPHGLLTVAAPEFYCTQYLSLILHSYIAENPNVKLQLFSCDSNDAIKKVSSNEADLAIIAGPCDLPQMEKMPLGREDLVLVTTTELLEQHELSELLETYPFITYKSGSNIQRLVNECLSEYGFVPDKYIACVSDETIKRTVMYNTGIALLGAALVEDELRKGTLAEIHRFPGKIETNMVMLKKRIAEQNIHSFAQIVQRIWKEWD is encoded by the coding sequence ATGGATTTCAAGAAATACAAGACGTTCCAGGTCGTCGCGGACACGCTGAATTTGACGCGCGCCGCCGATCAGCTCGGTTATACGCAGCCGACGATCACGCTGCAGCTGCAATCCCTTGAGAGCGAGCTTGGCGTCACGCTCCTCGGACGAAACGGGAAACGAACGTTCTTGACCCCCGCAGGCAAGATCGTCAAACATTACGTGGACCAGACCTTCGCGCTTATGGATGAGATGGAGGCCGAGCTGCGCAAGCTCGAGAACCCGCACGGATTGCTGACGGTCGCGGCGCCTGAATTTTATTGCACGCAATACTTATCGCTCATTCTGCACTCCTACATCGCCGAGAATCCGAACGTGAAGCTGCAGCTGTTCTCGTGCGACAGCAATGACGCCATCAAGAAGGTCTCGTCGAACGAAGCGGATTTGGCGATCATCGCCGGTCCGTGCGATCTGCCGCAGATGGAGAAGATGCCGCTCGGCAGGGAGGATCTCGTCCTCGTGACGACGACCGAGCTGCTGGAACAGCATGAGCTGTCGGAACTGCTCGAGACGTACCCGTTCATCACGTATAAGTCCGGCTCCAACATTCAGCGGCTCGTCAACGAATGCTTGTCGGAATACGGCTTCGTGCCGGATAAATACATCGCGTGCGTCTCCGACGAGACGATTAAGCGGACGGTGATGTATAACACGGGAATTGCGCTTCTAGGCGCGGCGTTAGTCGAGGATGAACTTCGAAAAGGAACGTTGGCGGAAATTCATAGGTTTCCCGGCAAAATCGAAACGAACATGGTCATGCTCAAGAAACGGATTGCGGAACAAAACATTCATTCTTTCGCGCAAATCGTACAGCGGATTTGGAAAGAATGGGACTGA
- the rocF gene encoding arginase codes for MDAVKNTNITIIGVPLHYGANRKGVDLGPDAIRGANLHDRLEALGYSIEDAGDLQVNRLLQPAAQDEKLKYMNEIARVDQALCDTVSEEMGKGRFPLVLGGDHSIAIGTIKGVLRHVKRLGVIWFDAHTDVNTHETTDSGNIHGMSLAALLGYGHDDLTSIGGSGLKLLPENIVIIGARSIDPGERAFLKAKGIKVFTMHDIDRNGMKQVMEEALDIVSNGTDGVHLSLDLDGMDPSDAPGVSTPVSGGLSYRESHFAMELLFERNLLVSAEIVEVNPMLDQHNKTAVAAVELIGSAFGERIL; via the coding sequence ATGGATGCGGTAAAGAATACGAACATCACGATTATCGGCGTACCGCTGCATTATGGTGCAAACCGGAAGGGCGTTGATCTGGGGCCTGACGCGATTCGCGGCGCGAATTTGCATGATCGGCTGGAGGCGCTCGGCTATTCGATCGAGGATGCCGGCGACCTGCAGGTGAACCGGCTGCTGCAGCCTGCCGCGCAGGACGAGAAGCTGAAATATATGAACGAGATCGCGAGGGTGGACCAAGCGCTGTGCGATACCGTCTCGGAAGAAATGGGCAAGGGCAGATTCCCGCTCGTATTGGGCGGCGACCATAGCATTGCGATCGGCACGATCAAAGGCGTCCTGCGGCATGTAAAGCGGCTGGGCGTTATTTGGTTTGATGCGCATACGGACGTCAATACGCACGAGACGACGGACTCGGGCAACATTCACGGCATGTCGCTGGCGGCATTATTGGGCTACGGACATGACGATTTGACCTCGATCGGCGGGTCTGGCCTCAAGCTGCTGCCCGAGAACATCGTCATTATCGGCGCGCGGTCGATCGACCCCGGCGAGCGTGCTTTTCTGAAAGCGAAGGGGATTAAAGTTTTCACGATGCACGATATCGACCGTAACGGCATGAAGCAAGTCATGGAGGAAGCGCTGGACATCGTGTCGAACGGCACGGACGGCGTTCACTTGAGTCTCGATCTCGACGGCATGGATCCGTCGGACGCGCCGGGCGTCAGCACGCCGGTAAGCGGCGGCCTATCGTACCGGGAAAGCCATTTTGCGATGGAGCTCCTGTTCGAACGAAATCTGCTCGTATCGGCGGAGATCGTGGAAGTGAATCCGATGCTGGACCAGCATAACAAGACGGCCGTGGCGGCCGTGGAGCTGATCGGTTCCGCGTTCGGGGAACGGATCCTTTAA